One part of the Salmo salar chromosome ssa28, Ssal_v3.1, whole genome shotgun sequence genome encodes these proteins:
- the noc3l gene encoding nucleolar complex protein 3 homolog, giving the protein MAPPRSKKRKPSFRRLLKTSNVKLDNKLKNRQFKKESTDKKHRKEQKKLRAAIKDAVLKTPLPLERYKKRPEDEEEEEFVESLPMDMMDEDDLEQIKAMAQKASFLTRDLSSSGPVHAKKRKGEQQGPESYEKMPRKMQLTEEKEVIHLLPIKDKIRGLIPQSMEKPVVAKKAEEEEGDAPTGLEQFENEEEAVAGPALTPQEQLKLRTQKLTNRKLRIASLGSDILSDPTTNIKKLKELRAMLVETDPYVAVTVRKLVMVSLMEVFKDIVPSYRIRPLTETEKASKVKKETQQLREFEEGLVSQYKFYLENLEQTVKDWKQKKRKRSEAVSLQSYKGLAEVAIRCICELLVALPHFNFHNNIIVMVVPLMNDPIKRVSDMCCEAVKKLLKQDKHGQASLGTVKVISGLVKSKNYDVRPELLKVLICLRIKEVEVKKDTDDTAPKKKFMNYKDKKKNLSRMQRKWKKAEEKLEKELLEAEASENKDKKLKLHTETLNIVFLIYFRILKKAQKSILLPSVLEGLAKFAHLINLEFFDDLLNVLQHLIQSGDLTYRESLHCIQTAFNILSGQGDVLNIDPLKFYSHLYKTLLKLNAGASNEDISIVLRCLDVMLTKRRKQVTLQRALAFVKRLSTLSLHTLPNATVGILASNRTLMHTFPKCDILLDNEAQGSGVFLPELDEPEYCNPQNTALWELHTLKRHYHPVVRRFATHLCAGAPSEGSGALIVQLARRHPVELFEDYRAKDMTFNPPVAAPSTKKKDYFTIGPALLDDKLKQQIDRVLSAEEEDPISLDFSAVLPQTNST; this is encoded by the exons ATGGCTCCG CCAAGGAGTAAGAAGAGGAAGCCGAGCTTTCGCAGGCTACTGAAGACAAGTAATGTGAAGCTTGACAACAAGCTAAAGAATCGTCAGTTCAAGAAAGAGAGTACCGACAAGAAACACCGCAAGGAGCAGAAGAAGCTCCGGGCAGCTATCAAAGATGCTGTCTTGAAGACCCCCCTCCCTCTGGAGCGCTACAAGAAGAGGCCAG aggatgaagaggaggaggagtttgTGGAGTCCCTGCCAATGGACATGATGGATGAAGATGACCTGGAGCAGATCAAGGCAATGGCTCAGAAAGCCTCCTTCCTCACCAGAGACCTGTCGTCAAG TGGTCCAGTGCATGCCAAAAAGCGCAAGGGGGAGCAGCAGGGGCCAGAGAGTTATGAGAAGATGCCCAGAAAGATGCAGCTTACAGAGGAAAAGGAGGTCATTCACCTCCTGCCAATCAAAGACAAGATTAGAGGCCTCATCCCTCAGAGCATGGAGAAACCTG TTGTAGCAAAAAaggctgaggaggaggaaggagatgcCCCGACTGGCTTGGAGCAATTTGAAAACG AGGAGGAGGCTGTGGCTGGGCCGGCCCTGACCCCTCAGGAGCAGCTGAAGCTCCGCACACAGAAGCTGACCAACAGGAAACTACGAATCGCTAGTCTGGGATCGGACATCCTCTCAGACCCCACCACCAAC ATCAAGAAGCTGAAGGAGCTGCGAGCCATGCTGGTGGAGACCGACCCCTATGTGGCCGTGACGGTCAGAAAGCTGGTCATGGTCTCTCTGATGGAGGTCTTCAAGGACATCGTCCCCTCCTACAGAATCAGACCCCTGACAGAGACCGAGAAAGCCTCAAAGGTGAAGAAAGAGACCCAGCAGCTGAGGGAATTTGAGGAGGGCTTGGTGAGCCAGTACAAGTTCTACCTGGAGAACCTGGAGCAAACGGTCAAAG ACTGGaagcagaagaagagaaagaggagcgaGGCGGTGTCACTGCAGTCTTATAAGGGCCTGGCTGAGGTGGCCATCCGCTGTATCTGTGAGCTGCTGGTGGCCCTGCCACACTTCAACTTCCACAACAACATCATCGTCATGGTGGTGCCCCTGATGAACGACCCTATCAAGAGG GTGTCTGACATGTGCTGTGAAGCAGTCAAGAAGCTACTGAAGCAGGACAAACATGGCCAGGCCTCACTAGGGACAGTCAAAGTGATCTCCGGACTGGTCAAAAGCAAAAACTATGACGTCAGACCAGAG CTACTCAAGGTTCTCATCTGCCTCAGGATAAAGGAGGTGGAGGTGAAGAAAGATACAGATGACACAGCTCCCAAAAAGAAGTTCATGAACTATAAAGACAAAAAGAAGAATCTGTCCAGGATGCAAAGGAAG TGGAAGAAGGCTGAAGAGAAACTAGAGAAAGAGCTGCTAGAGGCTGAGGCATCAGAGAACAAAGACAAGAAGCTCAAACTG cacaCAGAGACGTTGAACATAGTGTTCTTGATATACTTCAGAATACTGAAGAAAGCTCAGAAGTCGATCCTGCTTCCCTCTGTTTTAGAAGGTCTAGCAAA GTTTGCCCATCTGATCAACCTGGAGTTCTTTGATGACTTGTTGAACGTTCTTCAACATCTTATCCAATCAGGA GATCTGACCTATCGGGAAAGCCTTCACTGCATTCAGACAGCTTTCAACATTCTCTCTGGTCAAG GTGATGTCCTCAATATTGACCCACTGAAGTTCTACAGCCACCTGTACAAGACACTGCTCAAACTCAATGCTG GTGCATCTAATGAAGACATCAGCATCGTGCTGCGTTGTCTCGACGTGATGCTGACCAAGCGCAGGAAACAGGTGACCCTGCAGCGCGCCCTGGCCTTCGTCAAGAGACTGAGCACGCTCAGTCTGCACACACTGCCCAACGCTACCGTGGGAATCCTGGCGTCCAACAGGACGTTGATGCAT ACCTTCCCCAAGTGTGACATCCTCCTGGACAATGAGGCTCAGGGTAGCGGGGTGTTCCTTCCTGAGCTGGATGAGCCGGAGTACTGCAACCCTCAGAACACTGCCCTGTGGGAGCTACACACACTCAAG AGACATTACCACCCAGTGGTCAGGAGGTTTGCCACTCACCTCTGTGCAGGGGCTCCTAGTGAAGGATCTGGAGCGCTAATCGTTCAACTCGCTCGAAG